The Siniperca chuatsi isolate FFG_IHB_CAS linkage group LG2, ASM2008510v1, whole genome shotgun sequence genome window below encodes:
- the ncoa3 gene encoding nuclear receptor coactivator 3 isoform X1 codes for MSGVGDNSLEPLCSDRKRKLSTCDTPGLGCDKRRREQESKYIEELAELISANLSNIDSFNVKPDKCAILKETVRQIRQIKEQGKSSCSDDDVQKADVSSTGQGVIDKDHLGPLLLQALDGFLFVVNREGSIVFVSDNVTQYLQYKQEELINTSVYNIIHDEDREEFHKNLPKSNAPNGASWGGEAPRQKSHTFNCRMLVNFIHGQSHGLSEERPGGQRYETMQCFALTQPRAMMEEGEDLQSCMICVARRIIAVERTERFSTRHELSGKLIEIEQQSSLHTTMRPGWEDLVRRCMQMFLNRSEGQPWSYKRHYQDAFHNGHAETPLYRFSLSDGTPVTAQTRSDLCRNSNTNEPHSFLSTHLLQREQNGYRGNQGGCMRPQNMGLNNPNQQMNMGQGGGMGMNRGYSMAEQGNMPQRGVPPYAGGNRMNPMNQMNQMNPMNQMNPIHQMNQMNSMHQMNSMGQINSMHPMNSPMNLMNQMGPMNQMGHHGMHQQQQHQHQQMGQFHGGGGGPGGGGYVMGMTSPPQASPGINGPPHNIMGSPRVRGSPKMGASPFSPGGMNSPMSSSNSGGGGTTFSSSSLNALQAISEGVGNPMPSPLTSPPPHKPDSSPSINSTNQATGGPCKPGLPAYSDSKSPGSSLGAGGEQQPQQHPHTPTSEGPPDKPDSQACREAGLAVGESTRRVPDNKCHKKLLQLLISPSDELVPPNHTPSSGPSSTPESKDGTAGVTSPSSSTGVSSSTGGNHGAVSSSGGTGHLTSQSLQEKHKILHKLLQNGNTPDEVARITAEATGKSSLDSGAPEPGPAATGGVRGSESKQDQHSPKKEKPHALLHYLLNKDDSKEGGDIKPKLEELEGRGAQGAGVTSSDPHCMDGKVKLEPSDETETLETILGVPRNNSGFYPEPDSRAGKEVGNKQGNMPDSLHDGERGPMPPVQRGVYQRALSMDTKHMGGEGAVGGGLAGRRNVPCPTLVKQENMDAPIRPGAVSNGFPGGMGVCPPRGNPTRGMGRGMGMPQRPPMSGPGDWGMPRSSGSPVGGPGHPGMGRSGPMGGPMINRSNSVPGHTRSMLQQQLMDMGTSEANMGMSRFGGHGPPPHSPSWTDSAMGMDRPQSNTKRDQFGHPLDELLGPLANSEGPSDERALLDQLDSLLNTADVIALQEIDRALGIPEIVGQTKGPEGHQQGQDQGQGQRPPSEPFSDSMDQKPIYNQGYPGPPSMGMQPGYGGNTMQGQSPGGFNPMMNQMGQTGGFPGMAGMGNPRANMMRPRMMTATKPLRLQLQQRLQGQQFMNQTRQGMKMEHAPGGNPAMHPAMQPGMQPGMQPGMQPGMQPGMQPAGMGSQPGFLNAQMMAQRSREMMTMQMRRQRMMMLMQQQQQQQQQGQGAARGFSPPPNVTAPGGMDSPMGGPSMNQPGQQGFNYGGNYGMNQQGDPSFMAPGSSPPGNMMQGRMGGPTQNTMMPGMQGNPQGGPMYSSGDMKSWPQGGMPRNNSYPQQQFPQQGNQGQFGPMMMNNSMGGPGPVSGAGAGQMAQIPGQRQGQMQGQMQGQMQGQMQGQMQGQMGMKPMGMGRMPMGPDQKYC; via the exons ATGAGTGGTGTAGGAGACAACTCGTTGGAGCCGCTGTGCTCCGACCGCAAACGTAAACTGTCTACCTGTGACACACCGGGCTTAGG GTGTGACAAGCGTCGGAGGGAACAGGAGAGCAAGTACATAGAGGAGCTGGCTGAGCTCATCTCTGCCAACCTCTCCAACATTGACAGCTTCAACGTCAAGCCTGACAAATGTGCCATCCTTAAGGAGACCGTGAGACAGATCAGACAAATCAAAGAGCAAG GAAAGAGCTCTTGCAGTGATGATGATGTCCAGAAGGCGGATGTGTCCTCCACTGGTCAAGGGGTCATTGACAAGGACCATCTGGGGCCGCTGCTCCTACAG GCCTTGGATGGCTTTCTGTTTGTGGTTAACCGAGAAGGCAGCATTGTATTTGTGTCAGACAACGTGACGCAGTACCTACAGTACAAGCAGGAGGAGCTCATCAACACCAGTGTGTACAACATCATCCATGATGAGGACAGGGAGGAGTTTCACAAGAATCTGCCCAAGTCCAATG CACCGAATGGGGCATCGTGGGGTGGAGAGGCACCCCGGCAGAAAAGCCACACCTTCAACTGTCGTATGCTGGTGAACTTTATTCATGGTCAGAGTCATGGGTTGTCAGAAGAAAGGCCTGGGGGCCAACGCTATGAGACCATGCAGTGTTTTGCCCTCACTCAGCCCCGGGCCAtgatggaggagggagaag ATTTACAGTCATGTATGATCTGTGTGGCACGACGCATCATTGCAgtagagaggacagagaggttTAGCACTCGCCATGAACTGTCTG GTAAACTGATTGAAATTGAACAGCAGAGCTCTCTTCACACTACTATGCGTCCAGGCTGGGAGGACCTGGTGAGGCGCTGCATGCAGATGTTCCTCAATCGAAGTGAGGGACAACCGTGGTCCTACAAACGCCACTATCAAGATG ctttccATAATGGCCATGCGGAGACACCTCTCTACCGCTTCTCGCTCTCTGATGGCACCCCAGTCACAGCCCAGACCAGGAGTGACCTATGCAGGAATTCCAACACCAATGAACCGcactctttcctctccacaCACTTGCTACAAAG GGAGCAGAATGGTTATCGTGGAAACCAGGGTGGATGTATGCGGCCTCAAAACATGGGTTTGAACAATCCCAACCAACAGATGAACATGGGCCAAGGAGGGGGCATGGGCATGAACAGGGGCTACAGCATGGCTGAACAGGGCAACATGCCACAAAGAGGAGTGCCTCCGTATGCTGGGGGCAATCGCATGAATCCCATGAACCAGATGAATCAAATGAATCCCATGAATCAGATGAATCCCATTCATCAGATGAATCAAATGAATTCTATGCATCAGATGAACAGCATGGGTCAAATTAATTCCATGCATCCAATGAACTCCCCCATGAACTTGATGAACCAAATGGGGCCCATGAATCAGATGGGTCACCATGGCatgcatcagcagcagcagcaccaacatCAGCAGATGGGTCAGTTCcatggaggtggaggtggaccTGGAGGTGGAGGCTACGTTATGGGAATGACCAGTCCCCCCCAGGCCAGTCCAGGGATTAACGGCCCCCCACATAACATCATGGGTTCACCCAGAGTCCGAGGAAGCCCCAAGATGGGTGCCAGCCCCTTCTCTCCCGGAG GTATGAACTCTCCCATGAGCTCCAGTAACTCTGGAGGAGGAGGCACCAccttctccagcagctccttgAATGCCCTCCAAGCCATTAGTGAGGGAGTGGGCAATCCAATGCCCTCCCCGCTCACCTCTCCCCCCCCTCACAAGCCTGACAGCTCCCCGAGCATCAATTCCACCAACCAGGCAACAGGGGGACCCTGTAAACCAGGCCTTCCAGCCTACTCCGACTCCAAGAGCCCAGGCAGCTCACTCGGGgctggaggagagcagcagccTCAGCAGCACCCACACACCCCCACCAGCGAGGGCCCTCCTGACAAGCCAGACAGCCAGGCCTGCAGAGAGGCGGGTCTGGCCGTGGGAGAGTCCACCCGACGGGTCCCTGACAACAAGTGCCACAAGAAGCTTCTGCAGCTTCTCATCTCCCCTTCAGATGAGCTGGTACCACCTAATCACACACCAAGCTCTGggcccagctccacacctgagTCTAAAGACGGAACAGCCGGCGTCACCAGCCCCTCGTCCTCAACAGGAGTGTCCTCCTCTACGGGCGGGAATCATGGCGCTGTGTCCTCCTCTGGCGGCACAGGACATTTAACAAGTCAGTCACTGCAGGAGAAGCACAAGATCCTCCACAAGCTCCTTCAGAATGGGAACACTCCCGACGAGGTGGCTCGCATCACAGCTGAGGCCACTGGGAAGAGTAGCCTGGATTCAGGGGCACCGGAGCCTGGGCCTGCAGCCACTGGAGGGGTTAGGGGATCAGAATCAAAGCAGGACCAGCACAGCCCTAAGAAGGAGAAGCCCCACGCCCTCCTTCACTACCTCCTCAATAAGGACGACTCTAAAGAAGGTGGTGATATCAAGCCAaagctggaggagctggagggaaGAGGAGCTCAGGGTGCAGGGGTCACCAGCTCTGACCCCCACTGCATGGATGGGAAGGTCAAGTTGGAGCCATCTGATGAG ACGGAGACGCTGGAGACCATTCTTGGTGTCCCAAGGAACAACTCTGGCTTCTACCCTGAACCAGACTCCAGAGCAGGGAAGGAAGTTGGAAACAAACAGGGAAATATGCCTGACAGTTTACATG atggGGAGAGAGGCCCCATGCCTCCAGTTCAGCGTGGTGTCTATCAAAGAGCCTTGTCCATGGATACCAAGCACATGGGTGGAGAGGGAGCTGTAGGAGGTGGGCTGGCTGGGAGAAGGAATGTCCCCTGTCCCACATTGGTCAAACAGGAGAACATGGACGCTCCGATCCGACCTGGTGCCGTTTCCAATGGCTTTCCAGGAGGCATGGGTGTGTGTCCACCACGGGGCAATCCAACAA GAGGTATGGGCAGAGGAATGGGAATGCCCCAGCGCCCTCCCATGTCAGGGCCAGGGGACTGGGGGATGCCGAGGTCCAGTGGCAGCCCAGTGGGCGGACCAGGACACCCTGGCATGGGTCGCTCTGGTCCAATGGGAGGACCCATGATCAACCGCTCCAACAGTGTACCCGGACACACCAGGTCTATGCTGCAGCAGCAACTCATGGATATGG GTACCAGTGAAGCCAATATGGGTATGAGCCGGTTTGGTGGACACGGACCCCCACCTCATTCCCCGTCCTGGACAGACTCTGCCATGGGAATGGACAGACCACAGAGTAACACAAAGAG GGACCAGTTTGGGCACCCTCTGGATGAGCTGCTGGGGCCCCTGGCCAACAGCGAGGGCCCAAGTGATGAACGGGCACTTCTTGACCAGCTGGACTCTTTGCTCAATACCGCTGATGTCATTGCTCTGCAGGAGATAGACCGAGCCTTAGGCATTCCTGAAATTGTAGGCCAG ACCAAGGGACCTGAAGGCCACCAGCAGGGCCAGGATCAAGGTCAGGGTCAGCGCCCACCATCAGAGCCTTTCTCAGATTCCATGGACCAAAAACCCATATACAACCAAGGCTACCCAGGGCCCCCCTCCATGGGCATGCAGCCTGGTTATGGTGGCAACACGATGCAAGGCCAGTCTCCTGGAGGCTTCAACCCCATGATGAATCAAATGGGCCAGACAGGGGGCTTCCCTGGCATGGCAGGCATGGGCAACCCCCGAGCAAACATGATGCGACCTCGTATGATGACTGCCACCAAGCCTCTCcgactgcagctgcagcagagactgCAAGGACAGCAG TTTATGAACCAGACCCGGCAAGGCATGAAGATGGAACATGCCCCCGGAGGAAACCCTGCCATGCATCCAGCCATGCAACCAGGCATGCAACCAGGCATGCAACCTGGCATGCAGCCTGGCATGCAACCTGGCATGCAGCCTGCAGGCATGGGTAGTCAG CCTGGTTTCCTGAACGCCCAAATGATGGCTCAGCGCAGCAGGGAGATGATGACCATGCAGATGAGGAGGCAGcggatgatgatgctgatgcagcaacagcagcaacagcagcagcaggggcaGGGGGCAGCGAGAGGCTTCAGCCCTCCTCCAAATGTCACTGCACCAGGAGGCATGGACAGCCCCATGGGAGGCCCCTCCATGAACCAGCCTGGACAGCAGGGCTTCAACTATGGAGGTAACTATG GGATGAACCAGCAGGGGGACCCATCATTCATGGCTCCAGGCAGCAGCCCACCAGGAAACATGATGCAAGGACGAATGGGAGGTCCTACTCAGAACACCATGATGCCAGGGATGCAGGGCAATCCGCAGGGAGGGCCCATGTACTCGTCTGGAGACATGAAAAGCTGGCCACAGGGCGGCATGCCACGCAACAA CTCATACCCCCAGCAACAGTTCCCCCAGCAGGGCAACCAGGGCCAGTTTGGACCCATGATGATGAACAACTCCATGGGTGGACCCGGGCCAGTCAGTGGGGCTGGTGCGGGACAGATGGCTCAAATACCAGGCCAGAGGCAGGGCCAGATGCAGGGCCAGATGCAGGGCCAGATGCAGGGCCAGATGCAGGGCCAGATGCAGGGCCAGATGGGCATGAAACCCATGGGAATGGGCAGAATGCCAATGGGACCTGATCAG aaGTATTGCTGA
- the ncoa3 gene encoding nuclear receptor coactivator 3 isoform X2, with protein sequence MSGVGDNSLEPLCSDRKRKLSTCDTPGLGCDKRRREQESKYIEELAELISANLSNIDSFNVKPDKCAILKETVRQIRQIKEQGKSSCSDDDVQKADVSSTGQGVIDKDHLGPLLLQALDGFLFVVNREGSIVFVSDNVTQYLQYKQEELINTSVYNIIHDEDREEFHKNLPKSNAPNGASWGGEAPRQKSHTFNCRMLVNFIHGQSHGLSEERPGGQRYETMQCFALTQPRAMMEEGEDLQSCMICVARRIIAVERTERFSTRHELSGKLIEIEQQSSLHTTMRPGWEDLVRRCMQMFLNRSEGQPWSYKRHYQDAFHNGHAETPLYRFSLSDGTPVTAQTRSDLCRNSNTNEPHSFLSTHLLQREQNGYRGNQGGCMRPQNMGLNNPNQQMNMGQGGGMGMNRGYSMAEQGNMPQRGVPPYAGGNRMNPMNQMNQMNPMNQMNPIHQMNQMNSMHQMNSMGQINSMHPMNSPMNLMNQMGPMNQMGHHGMHQQQQHQHQQMGQFHGGGGGPGGGGYVMGMTSPPQASPGINGPPHNIMGSPRVRGSPKMGASPFSPGGMNSPMSSSNSGGGGTTFSSSSLNALQAISEGVGNPMPSPLTSPPPHKPDSSPSINSTNQATGGPCKPGLPAYSDSKSPGSSLGAGGEQQPQQHPHTPTSEGPPDKPDSQACREAGLAVGESTRRVPDNKCHKKLLQLLISPSDELVPPNHTPSSGPSSTPESKDGTAGVTSPSSSTGVSSSTGGNHGAVSSSGGTGHLTSQSLQEKHKILHKLLQNGNTPDEVARITAEATGKSSLDSGAPEPGPAATGGVRGSESKQDQHSPKKEKPHALLHYLLNKDDSKEGGDIKPKLEELEGRGAQGAGVTSSDPHCMDGKVKLEPSDETETLETILGVPRNNSGFYPEPDSRAGKEVGNKQGNMPDSLHDGERGPMPPVQRGVYQRALSMDTKHMGGEGAVGGGLAGRRNVPCPTLVKQENMDAPIRPGAVSNGFPGGMGVCPPRGNPTRGMGRGMGMPQRPPMSGPGDWGMPRSSGSPVGGPGHPGMGRSGPMGGPMINRSNSVPGHTRSMLQQQLMDMGTSEANMGMSRFGGHGPPPHSPSWTDSAMGMDRPQSNTKRDQFGHPLDELLGPLANSEGPSDERALLDQLDSLLNTADVIALQEIDRALGIPEIVGQTKGPEGHQQGQDQGQGQRPPSEPFSDSMDQKPIYNQGYPGPPSMGMQPGYGGNTMQGQSPGGFNPMMNQMGQTGGFPGMAGMGNPRANMMRPRMMTATKPLRLQLQQRLQGQQFMNQTRQGMKMEHAPGGNPAMHPAMQPGMQPGMQPGMQPGMQPGMQPAGMGSQPGFLNAQMMAQRSREMMTMQMRRQRMMMLMQQQQQQQQQGQGAARGFSPPPNVTAPGGMDSPMGGPSMNQPGQQGFNYGGMNQQGDPSFMAPGSSPPGNMMQGRMGGPTQNTMMPGMQGNPQGGPMYSSGDMKSWPQGGMPRNNSYPQQQFPQQGNQGQFGPMMMNNSMGGPGPVSGAGAGQMAQIPGQRQGQMQGQMQGQMQGQMQGQMQGQMGMKPMGMGRMPMGPDQKYC encoded by the exons ATGAGTGGTGTAGGAGACAACTCGTTGGAGCCGCTGTGCTCCGACCGCAAACGTAAACTGTCTACCTGTGACACACCGGGCTTAGG GTGTGACAAGCGTCGGAGGGAACAGGAGAGCAAGTACATAGAGGAGCTGGCTGAGCTCATCTCTGCCAACCTCTCCAACATTGACAGCTTCAACGTCAAGCCTGACAAATGTGCCATCCTTAAGGAGACCGTGAGACAGATCAGACAAATCAAAGAGCAAG GAAAGAGCTCTTGCAGTGATGATGATGTCCAGAAGGCGGATGTGTCCTCCACTGGTCAAGGGGTCATTGACAAGGACCATCTGGGGCCGCTGCTCCTACAG GCCTTGGATGGCTTTCTGTTTGTGGTTAACCGAGAAGGCAGCATTGTATTTGTGTCAGACAACGTGACGCAGTACCTACAGTACAAGCAGGAGGAGCTCATCAACACCAGTGTGTACAACATCATCCATGATGAGGACAGGGAGGAGTTTCACAAGAATCTGCCCAAGTCCAATG CACCGAATGGGGCATCGTGGGGTGGAGAGGCACCCCGGCAGAAAAGCCACACCTTCAACTGTCGTATGCTGGTGAACTTTATTCATGGTCAGAGTCATGGGTTGTCAGAAGAAAGGCCTGGGGGCCAACGCTATGAGACCATGCAGTGTTTTGCCCTCACTCAGCCCCGGGCCAtgatggaggagggagaag ATTTACAGTCATGTATGATCTGTGTGGCACGACGCATCATTGCAgtagagaggacagagaggttTAGCACTCGCCATGAACTGTCTG GTAAACTGATTGAAATTGAACAGCAGAGCTCTCTTCACACTACTATGCGTCCAGGCTGGGAGGACCTGGTGAGGCGCTGCATGCAGATGTTCCTCAATCGAAGTGAGGGACAACCGTGGTCCTACAAACGCCACTATCAAGATG ctttccATAATGGCCATGCGGAGACACCTCTCTACCGCTTCTCGCTCTCTGATGGCACCCCAGTCACAGCCCAGACCAGGAGTGACCTATGCAGGAATTCCAACACCAATGAACCGcactctttcctctccacaCACTTGCTACAAAG GGAGCAGAATGGTTATCGTGGAAACCAGGGTGGATGTATGCGGCCTCAAAACATGGGTTTGAACAATCCCAACCAACAGATGAACATGGGCCAAGGAGGGGGCATGGGCATGAACAGGGGCTACAGCATGGCTGAACAGGGCAACATGCCACAAAGAGGAGTGCCTCCGTATGCTGGGGGCAATCGCATGAATCCCATGAACCAGATGAATCAAATGAATCCCATGAATCAGATGAATCCCATTCATCAGATGAATCAAATGAATTCTATGCATCAGATGAACAGCATGGGTCAAATTAATTCCATGCATCCAATGAACTCCCCCATGAACTTGATGAACCAAATGGGGCCCATGAATCAGATGGGTCACCATGGCatgcatcagcagcagcagcaccaacatCAGCAGATGGGTCAGTTCcatggaggtggaggtggaccTGGAGGTGGAGGCTACGTTATGGGAATGACCAGTCCCCCCCAGGCCAGTCCAGGGATTAACGGCCCCCCACATAACATCATGGGTTCACCCAGAGTCCGAGGAAGCCCCAAGATGGGTGCCAGCCCCTTCTCTCCCGGAG GTATGAACTCTCCCATGAGCTCCAGTAACTCTGGAGGAGGAGGCACCAccttctccagcagctccttgAATGCCCTCCAAGCCATTAGTGAGGGAGTGGGCAATCCAATGCCCTCCCCGCTCACCTCTCCCCCCCCTCACAAGCCTGACAGCTCCCCGAGCATCAATTCCACCAACCAGGCAACAGGGGGACCCTGTAAACCAGGCCTTCCAGCCTACTCCGACTCCAAGAGCCCAGGCAGCTCACTCGGGgctggaggagagcagcagccTCAGCAGCACCCACACACCCCCACCAGCGAGGGCCCTCCTGACAAGCCAGACAGCCAGGCCTGCAGAGAGGCGGGTCTGGCCGTGGGAGAGTCCACCCGACGGGTCCCTGACAACAAGTGCCACAAGAAGCTTCTGCAGCTTCTCATCTCCCCTTCAGATGAGCTGGTACCACCTAATCACACACCAAGCTCTGggcccagctccacacctgagTCTAAAGACGGAACAGCCGGCGTCACCAGCCCCTCGTCCTCAACAGGAGTGTCCTCCTCTACGGGCGGGAATCATGGCGCTGTGTCCTCCTCTGGCGGCACAGGACATTTAACAAGTCAGTCACTGCAGGAGAAGCACAAGATCCTCCACAAGCTCCTTCAGAATGGGAACACTCCCGACGAGGTGGCTCGCATCACAGCTGAGGCCACTGGGAAGAGTAGCCTGGATTCAGGGGCACCGGAGCCTGGGCCTGCAGCCACTGGAGGGGTTAGGGGATCAGAATCAAAGCAGGACCAGCACAGCCCTAAGAAGGAGAAGCCCCACGCCCTCCTTCACTACCTCCTCAATAAGGACGACTCTAAAGAAGGTGGTGATATCAAGCCAaagctggaggagctggagggaaGAGGAGCTCAGGGTGCAGGGGTCACCAGCTCTGACCCCCACTGCATGGATGGGAAGGTCAAGTTGGAGCCATCTGATGAG ACGGAGACGCTGGAGACCATTCTTGGTGTCCCAAGGAACAACTCTGGCTTCTACCCTGAACCAGACTCCAGAGCAGGGAAGGAAGTTGGAAACAAACAGGGAAATATGCCTGACAGTTTACATG atggGGAGAGAGGCCCCATGCCTCCAGTTCAGCGTGGTGTCTATCAAAGAGCCTTGTCCATGGATACCAAGCACATGGGTGGAGAGGGAGCTGTAGGAGGTGGGCTGGCTGGGAGAAGGAATGTCCCCTGTCCCACATTGGTCAAACAGGAGAACATGGACGCTCCGATCCGACCTGGTGCCGTTTCCAATGGCTTTCCAGGAGGCATGGGTGTGTGTCCACCACGGGGCAATCCAACAA GAGGTATGGGCAGAGGAATGGGAATGCCCCAGCGCCCTCCCATGTCAGGGCCAGGGGACTGGGGGATGCCGAGGTCCAGTGGCAGCCCAGTGGGCGGACCAGGACACCCTGGCATGGGTCGCTCTGGTCCAATGGGAGGACCCATGATCAACCGCTCCAACAGTGTACCCGGACACACCAGGTCTATGCTGCAGCAGCAACTCATGGATATGG GTACCAGTGAAGCCAATATGGGTATGAGCCGGTTTGGTGGACACGGACCCCCACCTCATTCCCCGTCCTGGACAGACTCTGCCATGGGAATGGACAGACCACAGAGTAACACAAAGAG GGACCAGTTTGGGCACCCTCTGGATGAGCTGCTGGGGCCCCTGGCCAACAGCGAGGGCCCAAGTGATGAACGGGCACTTCTTGACCAGCTGGACTCTTTGCTCAATACCGCTGATGTCATTGCTCTGCAGGAGATAGACCGAGCCTTAGGCATTCCTGAAATTGTAGGCCAG ACCAAGGGACCTGAAGGCCACCAGCAGGGCCAGGATCAAGGTCAGGGTCAGCGCCCACCATCAGAGCCTTTCTCAGATTCCATGGACCAAAAACCCATATACAACCAAGGCTACCCAGGGCCCCCCTCCATGGGCATGCAGCCTGGTTATGGTGGCAACACGATGCAAGGCCAGTCTCCTGGAGGCTTCAACCCCATGATGAATCAAATGGGCCAGACAGGGGGCTTCCCTGGCATGGCAGGCATGGGCAACCCCCGAGCAAACATGATGCGACCTCGTATGATGACTGCCACCAAGCCTCTCcgactgcagctgcagcagagactgCAAGGACAGCAG TTTATGAACCAGACCCGGCAAGGCATGAAGATGGAACATGCCCCCGGAGGAAACCCTGCCATGCATCCAGCCATGCAACCAGGCATGCAACCAGGCATGCAACCTGGCATGCAGCCTGGCATGCAACCTGGCATGCAGCCTGCAGGCATGGGTAGTCAG CCTGGTTTCCTGAACGCCCAAATGATGGCTCAGCGCAGCAGGGAGATGATGACCATGCAGATGAGGAGGCAGcggatgatgatgctgatgcagcaacagcagcaacagcagcagcaggggcaGGGGGCAGCGAGAGGCTTCAGCCCTCCTCCAAATGTCACTGCACCAGGAGGCATGGACAGCCCCATGGGAGGCCCCTCCATGAACCAGCCTGGACAGCAGGGCTTCAACTATGGAG GGATGAACCAGCAGGGGGACCCATCATTCATGGCTCCAGGCAGCAGCCCACCAGGAAACATGATGCAAGGACGAATGGGAGGTCCTACTCAGAACACCATGATGCCAGGGATGCAGGGCAATCCGCAGGGAGGGCCCATGTACTCGTCTGGAGACATGAAAAGCTGGCCACAGGGCGGCATGCCACGCAACAA CTCATACCCCCAGCAACAGTTCCCCCAGCAGGGCAACCAGGGCCAGTTTGGACCCATGATGATGAACAACTCCATGGGTGGACCCGGGCCAGTCAGTGGGGCTGGTGCGGGACAGATGGCTCAAATACCAGGCCAGAGGCAGGGCCAGATGCAGGGCCAGATGCAGGGCCAGATGCAGGGCCAGATGCAGGGCCAGATGCAGGGCCAGATGGGCATGAAACCCATGGGAATGGGCAGAATGCCAATGGGACCTGATCAG aaGTATTGCTGA
- the id1 gene encoding DNA-binding protein inhibitor ID-1, which yields MKVVGSTCALKSKVGGEDMVRCLSDQSLTISKCKIPLLDEQMTAFLQDMNSCYSKLKELVPTLPTNKKASKVEILQHVIDYIWDLQVELDEPEKSRQLSASSVPRTPLTTLNAELASIAVENGCSDDRIMCR from the exons ATGAAGGTTGTCGGATCTACCTGCGCCCTGAAGAGCAAGGTCGGCGGCGAGGACATGGTGCGCTGCCTGTCCGACCAGAGCCTGACCATCTCCAAGTGCAAGATCCCGCTGCTGGACGAGCAGATGACAGCCTTTCTCCAGGACATGAACAGCTGCTACAGCAAGCTGAAGGAGCTCGTGCCCACCCTGCCAACCAACAAGAAGGCCAGCAAAGTGGAGATCCTGCAGCACGTCATCGACTACATCTGGGACCTACAGGTGGAGCTGGACGAGCCGGAGAAGAGCCGCCAGCTCTCCGCCAGCAGCGTGCCCCGCACACCGCTGACCACCCTGAACGCAGAGCTCGCCAGCATCGCAGTGGAG AATGGATGCTCAGACGACAGGATTATGTGCCGTTAA